NNNNNNNNNNNNNNNNNNNNNNNNNNNNNNNNNNNNNNNNNNNNNNNNNNNNNNNNNNNNNNNNNNNNNNNNNNNNNNNNNNNNNNNNNNNNNNNNNNNNNNNNNNNNNNNNNNNNNNNNNNNNNNNNNNNNNNNNNNNNNNNNNNNNNNNNNNNNNNNNNNNNNNNNNNNNNNNNNNNNNNNNNNNNNNNNNNNNNNNNNNNNNNNNNNNNNNNNNNNNNNNNNNNNNNNNNNNNNNNNNNNNNNNNNNNNNNNNNNNNNNNNNNNNNNNNNNNNNNNNNNNNNNNNNNNNNNNNNNNNNNNNNNNNNNNNNNNNNNNNNNNNNNNNNNNNNNNNNNNNNNNNNNNNNNNNNNNNNNNNNNNNNNNNNNNNNNNNNNNNNNNNNNNNNNNNNNNNNNNNNNNNNNNNNNNNNNNNNNNNNNNNNNNNNNNNNNNNNNNNNNNNNNNNNNNNNNNNNNNNNNNNNNNNNNNNNNNNNNNNNNNNNNNNNNNNNNNNNNNNNNNNNNNNNNNNNNNNNNNNNNNNNNNNNNNNNNNNNNNNNNNNNNNNNNNNNNNNNNNNNNNNNNNNNNNNNNNNNNNNNNNNNNNNNNNNNNNNNNNNNNNNNNNNNNNNNNNNNNNNNNNNNNNNNNNNNNNNNNNNNNNNNNNNNNNNNNNNNNNNNNNNNNNNNNNNNNNNNNNNNNNNNNNNNNNNNNNNNNNNNNNNNNNNNNNNNNNNNNNNNNNNNNNNATGTAACCTGGTGAGGAACTCAGAGATGGGTTTGGAAGAGAGGATAAGGGATTTATCACCATTAGCGATCCTGTTGATCTCAGGCTGGATATCTTCGTAAGTAATAACAGGCATGACGTTTTTGAAAGTCTCACGGTCTGTGCGGCCGTTGNACTCATCACAGGCATCAAGAGACTGTAGAGGAGTGATCTTCTGTCTAGCTCCTCTTCGATTGTTGGCATTAGCTTCCTCTCCCCACCAGATGTCCCAgagctgtcaaaaaaaaagaacatatataaatgcTTTGTTAGCCTCTAAacatttttgagaaatttcaGGNTCAACTGAAGCTTTTGCTTGTTCTTTTGGTCAAGCGTCATCAGATCGAAAACCTCTAAAGACTCGTGTTTTGGTGCCTCAGGCATGGTTTTTGgtttgaagagagaagaagtttttgagatggataagtaAAGTAGATAAGCTTctgtatggttttttttttcttttttgcaaagCTTTTAGTGTGTGAGGAAGACAGAAAGAGAAGggtcgatatatatatatagaggagaAGAACGAAAGgcaaggtgaaaaaaaaaagtatacaaatACAATGGAGGAATAGAAGGGTATAAACGTCATTTGCTAACCAGTTAATTCAGGAATTTAAGTGAACGTCATTTACTATTCGtgcttttaattaattaatttaatttttttacatattacaaaaagagaatgcgactctttctttttttgagtttttctttccGTAATGGTCAAAACCTGTACTGGATGGATAAAGAAGGTCTATAGTAATGACATCTATAGTACTTATATAATTCATACACTTtcatttaaaatacatatattatagaGTATAGTTGAGCTGACTTGAGCATATAATTGTGGAAGATTTTTGTAGTGTTGCATTGTTCTTGTTTCGTTTTTGCATAGTTTGTTAAGAAATTTTCACTTCACATACGAACAAAAACTTAACTTCAAAAGCAAAGAATTACAATTGTCGAGAGGAGGCAAATACTATAGCCGTTACTCATCAAGTATCAAAATACTTTGAATTAAAGTTTGAATTCTACAATAATGCATGTTTGATGCAATACTTAAGTCTAATTATATCAGTCATCTACATCATGGAGAATACAAGTAATTAAAAATCCCATTAAACTATCTCAATCAGACAAGATACTTAAATAGTATGACAATATTAATATAAAGTGTCCATCCATAACAACAGGGGAGTGAGAGATGAGAGAGGCACGGATTTAAATAACGGGGGTAATTGTATACTACCCGGTTGACCAGCATTACAAAACCGGCAATATCCGGTTAATCCGCAGTAATCTCGTACGGGGTTGTCCCACAAATCACCGGCAAACCCAACTTTAACcctccttttgtttcttttaaatacCGTAATTAAGCTAAAACCATAATcatctctcaaaaacggcgttCGCTGGGAATTTCTCGCGTTATTTCGGCGAGAACAAGTAGAGAGAGAGGTGTGTGTGGGGGACCAGACAGCTGGACTCCAAACTTGATAGGTTGACACGGGTACGGGATTTGTTGCTGTTTGTACTAGTTTGGTGCCTTCACGTTGTTTATTttgaaccctttttttttttttttgcgttatcaatttgttttgttcatcaTCCATGTAAATCAAATGAGTAGagttcaacatttttttgttgggtGTGAACACATTtctattgtatttatttaaacacAATCAACGTGAAACATTTAGATAAGCTCAGCGgaataaatacataattaaatttttattaatactaTATACTATATTGCTTAGTGTCTAGAACTGAATCTTTACTAACTAATCGTACGTGTTTGAGATTCGGTTTTTAGTTTTGAAGAACCGCATTGTGATTAATCTTGgagttatattatatttttgttctacttttgaaaaaaaaaatattcgtgTTTCGTTTTAGAATGTGCTGTTATGTAGTTTATGAACATGCTATAGAAACGCAGGGCAAAGGAATCCACTGAGTGTATGTAACTAGTAACGTCTACgtaagaatgttttttttcaataaaaaaaaagaaaagaaaacgaaattcTCAATTTtagataaatatgtatatatgaacatATAATTGATTTGATTAAGCAAAAACTAATGGCTAATGTGTGCTGTGATCTGCTATGGAAATTTAAGAGTAGTACGCTATGTAGAGACGTCTACGTACGTACACATGCTACTCTTTAATCAATTATACGTACTACGTACGTAGACGTCTACATAGCGTACTACTCTTAAATTTTCCTTTACATCCTATCGGTATTTTCAATGATGAAATGAATTTTCAACTACCAAGTGTATATCTTTTAGATTTACAGCATTTGGGAAACATTATAATCGTGGGTTAATTAAATTCCATACAAAGTCTTGATTGGACAACTCGAGCGACCCATGAACCGTTTCGATCGTTCAGTAACTATAGCTAGATAGATACCAAGGACGGGTCATATTAAAGTACCATAACATTCAGTTCTATACAAAAAAGCATCCGCATGCAAGAAATGCCAGTTTGGCCtgttaaataaagaaattattcATTAGAATTAAATTTAcgatattttaaagaattatgtATTGTACAAATAGAAAACACTCGTCATCATTCTTGTAAATATTAACGGTTCCTGGTTTTAATCCTAAACTTTTTCGGGCTAATACTTTGTCTTTTTTATCGATCGTTGGTATTTTTTCCGATTAatactctttttctctctctgattatcaaaactataattattaGGCACACCCTTTCGTGATCATGTATTACAAAACTCTCTTTATTTTAAGGAATTTTGGTTTTCACAGAGATTATCCCAACATGCCACGCGGGTGTTCCCCCAACCCAAAATTAAGTGTGGGCAGGTGCCACGAAGGATGATGCAGTGTAATACTCAAAACGAAGAAAGGACGTTTAGGAGTTTCAAATCAAGCTCTAAAGACTAAAAGCAATCCGTACTCTCTCACACTCTTCGTTTGTGTGCTTAGTAATAGTAATCCCTAATTATAATACGGAACCTTGTGGAGTCCGCGGGAGACACCGACTGTCATTAATACCTTTGACCTGTTGACTTTTAAAATATCGTCTTCCAAGCTTTTCTGTTTTCCCAATTCTAATTAACGTTCTCAAAGTTAGTTTCTCTCCCTCAAACCTTATTGAAGTAAATGAcattttctttctaaatcatGATATATGCCAGTACGTACCGTACCGCAatgaaaaactgaaaacatagtaaaacccttttttaaaaatattcataagTAAAGTCTTTCCTTGCTATCATTCTAGTTCTCACATCCaatgataaaatgaaaacaGATTTTGGTATGTATATAGTGTATTAGTGTGCCTTAATGGCAAtgcatatattatagttttacacatacatatatatttcgCATGGATGCACGAGATGAAAAACTATGGGAACATGTAACTAAAGCTGTTATTAAGCtaatcctttgtaaataacaaGTTGTCGAGCTTAATTAAAAATGACGGTGTTATACAAACGTGCATGTGTATGGTTAAATCTTGAAAATGGCTTTACATGGCCTCGTATTAGGGTACAAGATAGAGAgtattttcctttatttaaGGTGATAGGTTATTATTAATAGTTTAATTACCATGTTGTAAATATCTAAGTACGTATTTAATTATGGAAACCAATAATGTGGTCCTTCGCTTATTTGTATATCATACTTTTTCATTTCAACCAAAAAAGTAAGTGTATATAGTAATATTCTTGTTTCCTTCGTAATAATGCTGTCAAAGTCCTAGTTTGTGTACACATTATATATCAACTTTTTTAAGGAGTTCGTAGTTCATAAATATCAGGTCTAACATAGTGTATTAAATTGTGTAGATTgtgaaagtaataataaaaaacaagggTTACAAAATTTATAGTAACATAGAGAGTTTGTAACCttgccaaaaaataataaaaaacaagggTTACAAAATTTAGTATCAATCAATCGGGTTAGATATTATCTAatccaaaatttacaaaagagCCATTAAGACcgttttgatttgaaaatttttcacCATATTATATGTGAATGTGTGTGTAGGAAACGTGAAGGGAGGATCGTGTCACCGACGAAGACGATAAATATATGGAGTATGCTTATCAACTCTACCTAAAATAAGAACAAGATAAATGATGAAATGAATAATGGGACACTAATGAAAGTTGATTGGTTAAGGAAATGGCTTAAGAAACCACATGAAAAAAGTGCCTACGCTTTCGCTTTGACAGTACAAAAGAACTTCGGagaatgtgtttttttattttttgttatatctctCCATATTCTCTCATCTTTTGATGCAAATCAAATCTAAATGTAGTTAGGTGACATAAATCATGGGATTTTCAATATGTAGATATTTGTGCATGTGTGTATAACTATAATATAATCCTTAAACTTTCTTTAGCTTTGAAGCATCATGCTTATAAATTATAGTAAATAAGGAGACAGGTCACTAATGATGGAACCATTCTATTGCAACAAGCCAACAACACAGCTTTTATTGTtagtcttttttctttctttttgttaaaagacTTTAAATTAGTAGTTAGTTGATCTTGATCGTTCTTTTCCTAAACTAATTTTAGAGATAATAACTAATAACATTGTTATATTGGATCggaattaaatttcaataaataagAATCAATCAATAACAACACAACATAGGAGGGATAAATGTAAAATCTACAAGTATAATCAAGAAACTCTACGATGAATTTTGATACACAgtaaaattttacaatatatCCTGTATTCTATTTTGTCATcaaacaaactttttttcttttgatacaaATTGCTAATTACCATaatattgttttacaaaatattgtttttgttattatttagtCTAATAAGAAATTATGGATTCAACTTTTCGAGCATTATTTGATGCGATGTGGATTGGGAGGCATGAGTCATGACATCATTTATTGGTTTGGAAATAGATTCGTTCGTGGGAGAAGAAAGTAAAAGGTTTATATAAGAATCCATATGTCAAAAAGTGAATGGagatgttttagttttatccTTATCTTTTGACTATTTGAGAGGTACCTATTATAGTAACCCACTAAAATAGGGCAAAAAAGCTCTTGAGATTGAAAGAAGCATTGACGATTTGCGTTTCATGTCTTCTCTCGTTTGTCTTCATTActctattatttatttcattctACTTTTGCCCTCTAAAAGTTTTATTTACTCatttggataaaaaaaaaaattctaaagaaGTATAATAATGAATGCATTCTCACATAATATAATTGGTCTGTATGTCTCCATGACTCCATCTATCAATTGGTTTCATCATATCGATTTGGGCGAAGTGAGttaattagttacatatttCTGCAAACGGTTAAAAGATTTAACGTTTTGGGTGAACTTAAAAGATAAACATTTTTGAGAAAGATTCAAGGTATGTTTATATGCTTTTGTACGCACATATACACTTTTATAGTTTACCAGTCCATCAATATATATGTTACGTTATCATTTGCATTAATGTAACATCCCTGACAACAATCCGAAGGACAAaactgtttattttttcaaatactgattgttaatttgttatcatAATAACTATCCTAATACATTTGACTGATATTACTATTAGTGTATGTATATCCGATTGCGCGCGAGTAcgtatcgttttttttttttttaaaaaagggctAGACTGTGAGTATTACGTTTAGTTAActcttttagttttatgttaAGTACTACTTGTACTTATTGATGGCTACATAATCATTGATTAGGGCTGGGAAGAGTCCATGAGTCACCAATGCTTAGGgaatttttttgggtcaacgtTTTAAGGGATTTTGTCTCTAGATTGCTCTGGTTacctatgtatatatatatatatatatagctatgtAGGGAGttcaaaaatacaacaatttttttatgtatttgtaaTTTGGGTTAAAGCCATCACTGGTTTTGGGGGTCAATTGACTCAAATCCACCTTTTATATACTATTCgacttttaatatgttttcttttctcgcATGAGAAGGCGGTCGAGtcaatcaaatatttaatttttcatagTCCAATCGACCGATCGTATCTTCTCATAGTTGCATATCACTTTTCTCAAACCTTCATATAGACTTGAAAGCAGGGACTTGGACACATATTTTTCTTCAGAAGAAGATTGAACATCTCGCCGTCATCACCAtatagggttttcttcttttccttttctggtAACCTGTACATCTATTGTTTTGTGCGAATATTTTGGAACAAGTTGGTTTCTAATTTACTAGTAATTGCTTCTTAATTTTTTAGGTTAATCAATAAGACAATGTTTATGATAATCTGCTATTAAAATATCTCATTTATTTGTTGTTCATGTCTTTATCTAGTAAGGGAATAACACATAAAACTGATCAGtcgttttttatatatagtaaaagaCTAAAAGGGTTGGATTAAATATCTTAAATAAGACCATATGATTTGAGTAAGAACACTTTAAGACAACAAAGTTTATTACACAACTAACAGAATTGATGGGTATGGACATAAATCACATGCTACTAACCAATAAAATGAGTGTGTCGGTTTTCACCTTTTCAATATTTCATTAcactcaaaatatataatatatgataattttttacCGGCCATGATTAATTAGCTTTACTTCCCATTAAGTAGTTAGAAAGCTTCATGGGCGAGGCTAGGATTAATATTCATGTgtctaaaaaaaagttgacaaGATGGGTCATAAAGAGGGTAACACAATTAAACTCGCTAAAAGATTATCTATGAATGTAACatctgaattttaattatattatactcatatccactttttattttatcttcgTAGCTTACATCACATCAATGTCGTCGTACTTAATATATTGGAAAATCAGTTTGAAGCATGACTAGTAATTTACTTGCCTAACGTACGTTTTTCATCAATTTGACTGTcgtttcacttattcacttaaCGTTTCAAATGAACGTATCGTAGCCACTATAATGGGTTTTGATCAGTTAGAAGAATATCAGGAATATAACACTAAATTCGTATCTAAATAAAATACTTAGTAagctattttaaaatattagcaTGCAGAAAACAGAGTTCCTCATCTTATTCGTGCATAGACCNtttttttttttttttttttttttttttttttttttttttttttttttgtcaaagttaTGAGACCATCTTTAATAAATATACATCCctaaaagaatgagagaaatgaAACATCACGACACATACAACGTCGCCATGTACGATAAAAGTTATATAGATATCATATCACACAGATAATAAAACAGATCGTGAAAGTTTTTAAAGTCACTCTGAACAAACAAAATTCGCCTGTCAAATAAATTGTTTACTTTATTTCGATTGATCTAAAATTAACTATTGTACGGTGGACATATCGAATAGCAGTTCTGTTAATAAATTTAGGATGTCCAATCACTTTTGTATGAAGTTGTAGTAAACTACTTTACTTGATTAATATTTGAGAAACGAAAACAGAACAGGTCCAAGTCTTTCTCTCTCCTGTGAGGATACTTacgcatatattaatcaagattcaagaacatGTTGGACGActtaagattattattatttttctagatAAAGTTGAAATGAGCAAGTGGGTATTTTAGGCAAGTTAATATCCAACAGTGAGAAGGTGAACTTGGGTCTTAAGGTCATAAGAACTTTTAAGCCCATTATTCATTCGTGTCCCCAATAATCATAACCGATGGGTCCATGCACTGATGCACGTAGCAAACACCCGCTTCACCCACAACGAAAACTACAACCACAACAACGCACAATTGTAGCAACTTTTCTTCTTAGGAAAGAAATGAGTTCGTACGTGTCTTTTAGTTGATTTCCTTTCATTCATTATTTACATTTTGCATGTCCAATTTTAGGTTACTTACGGTGTTGTTGGATTCCATTTAACTTCCactgaaaacaaaaagtttcaaGGTAACTAAACTTGATATCCATTGAAATCACAGTTTCAAGATTattatccaacaaaaaaaatgactatTTAATTGCTATTTCATTCAGTTTTATTCGGGTGaaatttattcattaaataCCAACCATTTGTTATACTAAATGAAATCTCATAAGCTTAGAACTATACTATGAGCTACAATTGGGATCTTGGCCTAACAAAAAGCAACAACTACTAAAGAGCACTTATATGATACTAAGATACTTACTATACATATAAGTTGAGCACATATAAGCTTTAGCAATTGGTTATTGGGTGACCATTCATAAAATTATGCGAGAATAGTTGAGCGTTTTCTATAGTAAAACAAACACTAATTGATCGTATCACCAAAAACTCTGATCTGGTTGATATATAATCATAACTACATCGAGCGTTGCAAAGAACTTTCATCAAGAAAACAATCGAAGGTGAACAAAATACGAGTTGTTAAGTTGAATATTACTATGATCATATATGGTAAAAAGATTTTAAGCTTTAAAGGGTGGGCCAATATAATGTTGGGAGAAGCTCTTGGGCTGTCGACTTAGTGCGATCACTTGGAGGAAGGAGACGAAGATGATTGAAggtgatgatataatatataagaaggaacattttaattttcttttaaaaagaatGTTTTCTAAATTGGGTTGTCAAGATAATATTCCCTTTATTGTTGAATCGTGGTGTGTGTTGCAGTCATAGATTCTTTTAGTACTAATGAATATACTATAGGTTTGGTGGTTATTGTGGATTTATGTGTGCGTGGCAGTAATATGAGTGGGTATAAAAGATAAGGGTCTTTTATGTGTCCCCATGACGAGATTTGTGTCTGTGTAAGACCCAAATATTCCTACTTTTTAGTCACTGACACCACCCACcacttcatcatcaccttgtgaacatttacttatatatatatgcatgtatgaCTGTGTTATGTAAAGGAAAATGAATATGCAAAGTCCATCCCACATGAGGAAAATGAATTTTGAATCAGAACTGTTTGAACGTAACTGGGTTTAACCAAGAATAGTATTCAATTGATGCTAAGGTACAATAAGTTGGCCCTAATAACTTATTTACGATCTGaagttgtaacaaaaaaaataattgtagtGCTAATGATGATGAGTCACAATGATTATTTTCCTTCGTGAAATGACTTATGAGATGAGCTTCTTTCTCTTGTCCAATAAAGAGTGTGGTTATGGCCCGGCCCGAATGGGATCAGCCCAACCCTCTTAAGTGTTACATTTACAATGTGTACCCGAAGTCGTAGAAACCTTCTGAAGTGATGtggaagaagacaaaacatACACAACAGTGAGCCAAAGATAAAGAAGATTcttgaaaatgaaataatgagaggttttgagaaaaataaaagaaaccaCACGAGTCGTAGATTTCAACAGCTATCTCTTGGCTGTTCTTAAGATTTCTTTCTTCGCCTGTCTTATAGAATAATGTTTGCATAGCAAATTTATCTGCTCCTCTTATTTACATTCAAATGCATGATGATTGTATAATAACGCCAATATAGCAATGAAATCGAATCCTACCAAATCTAATAATATATGCcaaaaagatttttgaaaaagttaTCTGTCTAGTAGTTTTCCAATTGTCAAAAGTACATGAAGAATATTGACAACAAACCAATGGAAACAAACTAACACActatcattaaaatattttacagacaaaatagttttaaaacttATCGTTACGAGccaaaaagattaataaataatttattcagaCTGTAAGCTCTTTTTGGCATTtcgagaagaagagaggagatgaTGGAGGAAAGCAAAACGAAGACGTATTGCGTGACTGGTGCAAGTGGATACATCGGTTCTTGGTTGGTTAAGTCTCTTCTTGAAAGAGGCTACACAGTTCATGCCACTCTCAGAGATCTTGGTATCCTCTTGTTTTATCAAAATCGAATTTTAAAGTGTCTTGTTTATATCGAACCTCAGGAAGAACGAACCTTAAAGAGccttttaaaatacatatatgcaCTATAATAGTCGgttctttttttactaaaatttggagactgttttgtaaatttggtttgaaGTCTTCTCGGTTAAACTAATTAAACGCTTCTTCCGCTGCTGACAGCAAAATCTCAATATTTTATATCCAAATGGAAGGAAAACGAACGGCTTAGATTATTCCGAGCGGATCTTCAAGATGACGGCAGCTTTGATGACGCCGTCGAGGGCTGTGACGGCGTCTTCCATGTCGCCGCTTCCATGGAGTTTGATATCTCATCCGATCACGTCAATCTCGGTATACATCTTTTCATTGCACacgctcctttttttttttttttgagtacaTTGCCTATACCGGATCTAACCGTTAATATCGCAATTTAACCGAGACAAACCGGATTTTGCTGGAATAATATAGAGAGTTATGTCCAGAGCAAAGTCATAGATTCGGCGATAAAAGGCGTACGGAATGTACTAGGTTCTTGTCTAAAGTCAAACTCAGTCAAAAGAGTTGTCTTCACATCGTCCATCAGTACTCTCACTGCCAAAGATGAGAATGAACGGTTAAGATCTGTCGTGGATGAAACTTGCAAGGCTCATGTTGATCATGTCCTTAAAGCACAAGCTAGTGGATGGGTAAAATACTATTACAAACCAATAGTATAATTTCATTACATGTTAATCATTGTTCCAGCGTCATTTACAGGTTTTAAACTTCGTATGTGCTACAGATTTATGTACTATCGAAGCTCGTATCAGAGGAAGAAGCATTTAGATATGCAAAAGAGAGAGGAATGGATCTTGTTTCAGTCATTACAACTACTGTTTCTGGTCCATTCCTTACTCCTTCTGTCCCATCAAGCATTCAAGTTCTCTTGTCCCCAGTTACAggtgtgtgtatatattaattttttttccaaatgatCATATAGAAGTTAAAGGGTTTGGCTTAAACTATAaccattttgatttatttacatTGTATAACTAAAACAGGTGACTCAAAGTTGTTTGCGATATTATCAGCTGTGAACAAAAGAATGGGTTCGATTGCTTTAGTACACATTGAAGATATCTGCAGGGCTCATATCTTTTTGATGGAACAACCAAAGGCTAATGgtcaatatatatgttgtgttGACAATATTGATATGCATGAGTTGATGGTTCATCACTTCTCTAAGGAATATCTTTGTAAAGTTCAAAGGTAATTAAGTTCTACAATCGTGAATGCTTTTATcaattcttctttgttttagactaaagattttagaaaactattaTTCTTGATTTATAGGGAAAATGAAGATGACGAAGAGAGACGATGTATGAAGCCTATAATTTCTTCAAAGAAGTTAAGAGAATTGGGGTTTGAATACAAATACAGTGTTGACGAAATTGTTCATCAACCAATTGATGCTTCCGTTAGTTTTAAGTTTCCTACCTTGAACCACAAACTCAAGCAGTGATAATGTGAGATCAGCAACAATTGACTTCTCTGTTTTGCTGGATTGAACTATTGTGATAGAATCTCGTAGGATCCAACTCAAATACTGAATCAATATTCAATTAACTCTTCACCAAAGATTACAAAACTAAGAGAAACGTAACGGATGAACAAATACTCAATCTAAGAAGTGATGATCAACATTGATCATCCCAATCACATCGCAAGGGTCTCAAGCACATCGCAAGAGGTTTTACAACTCAGATTAAGCATAACTGAATCGAATGGAGAAGACCTCTCTTTTATTGATCCAACTGCAAAGCCTCCTCTCTGTTTGAAGTCTTTGCTTCATTATTTGTTTTGCTCCACGTCAGCAGCCACAAatcatatgtttcttcttcttctttatgtaaTAGATATGATAAATCATATCAATACTTCCCCCTTTGAAAacaagcttgtcctcaagctttgtaaaagaaagaaaccaccATCTTATGAATCATTGTGGTACTGCTTATCTAGCCACTCCTTAGGATCTGGTTCTTGT
The sequence above is a segment of the Camelina sativa cultivar DH55 chromosome 10, Cs, whole genome shotgun sequence genome. Coding sequences within it:
- the LOC104717512 gene encoding dihydroflavonol 4-reductase-like; the encoded protein is MMEESKTKTYCVTGASGYIGSWLVKSLLERGYTVHATLRDLAKSQYFISKWKENERLRLFRADLQDDGSFDDAVEGCDGVFHVAASMEFDISSDHVNLESYVQSKVIDSAIKGVRNVLGSCLKSNSVKRVVFTSSISTLTAKDENERLRSVVDETCKAHVDHVLKAQASGWIYVLSKLVSEEEAFRYAKERGMDLVSVITTTVSGPFLTPSVPSSIQVLLSPVTGDSKLFAILSAVNKRMGSIALVHIEDICRAHIFLMEQPKANGQYICCVDNIDMHELMVHHFSKEYLCKVQRENEDDEERRCMKPIISSKKLRELGFEYKYSVDEIVHQPIDASVSFKFPTLNHKLKQ